In Marinilabiliales bacterium, the following proteins share a genomic window:
- a CDS encoding Txe/YoeB family addiction module toxin, with protein sequence MEVVLFEQANKDIVFWKKSGQKQIMTRITNLLKDIQKHPYSGIGKPEELKYELSGWWSRRINREHRLIYRVVNNEIQVLSLRYHYT encoded by the coding sequence ATGGAAGTAGTCCTTTTTGAGCAGGCAAATAAAGATATTGTGTTTTGGAAGAAATCTGGTCAAAAGCAAATCATGACCAGAATTACAAACCTGTTGAAGGATATTCAGAAACATCCTTATAGTGGCATTGGTAAGCCTGAAGAATTAAAATATGAATTGTCCGGGTGGTGGAGTCGCAGGATAAATAGAGAACATCGTCTGATTTACAGAGTTGTTAACAACGAAATTCAGGTTCTGTCTTTACGGTATCACTACACTTGA